In Micromonospora sp. WMMD980, the following are encoded in one genomic region:
- a CDS encoding NUDIX hydrolase: MTWTDPAIWYAALPAFHAAAAALITDPAGRVLLVKPTYRDHWAFPGGYVEESEYPHQACAREMREELGFTLPVGDLLVVDWAPPSGSRPRAIISFTFDCGRRASTDGISLPSQELEDVAFFSPDEAEGYLPDNVAPRVQAALTARARHTPAYLSHGIPPQ, translated from the coding sequence GTGACCTGGACGGACCCCGCCATCTGGTACGCCGCTCTGCCCGCGTTTCACGCCGCCGCAGCCGCCCTCATCACCGATCCGGCCGGCAGGGTTCTCCTCGTCAAGCCCACCTACCGCGACCACTGGGCCTTCCCGGGCGGTTACGTCGAGGAAAGCGAATATCCGCACCAGGCATGCGCCCGAGAAATGCGCGAGGAACTGGGCTTTACCCTGCCGGTCGGTGACCTGCTCGTCGTGGACTGGGCGCCTCCCAGCGGCAGCCGACCGCGCGCGATCATCAGTTTCACGTTCGACTGCGGCCGTCGGGCGAGCACGGATGGCATTTCCCTGCCAAGCCAGGAACTTGAAGATGTTGCCTTCTTCTCCCCCGACGAGGCCGAGGGCTACCTTCCCGACAACGTCGCTCCACGCGTCCAGGCGGCGTTGACCGCTCGCGCTCGGCACACCCCGGCATACCTCTCCCACGGCATACCACCGCAGTAG
- the treZ gene encoding malto-oligosyltrehalose trehalohydrolase translates to MTEFTVWAPAATRMRLRLPGVADHDMRSGRDGWWRVEAPDAGPGTDYAFVIDDDEQALPDPRSAWQPAGVHGPSRVYDHAAFAWTDTTWTGRQLPGSVLYELHVGTFTPQGTFDAAIAKLDHLVELGVDLVELLPVNAFNGEHNWGYDGVCWYAPHEPYGGPDGLKRFVDAAHGKGLGVILDVVYNHFGPSGAYAPRFAPYLAEQSNTWGRTVNLDGPHSDGVRRYIVDSVLGWLRDYHVDGLRLDAVHAMPDGRATHWLEEVAVEVESLSTALGRPLSLIAESDLNDPTLITSREAGGYGLHAQWNDDAHHALHTLLTGERQGYYGDFGSLECLTDVLTGAFFHAGTWSSFRNRGHGRPVDRRRTPGHRFVAYLQNHDQIGNRATGDRISATLSAGMLRVGATLLLTAPFTPMLFMGEEWAATTPWQFFTSHPEPELAVAVATGRRREFAAHGWATDDVPDPQDPQTFLRSRLDWAELDKPEHREMYEFHRRLIALRKSRPDLSDPRLHRVEVRHGDQFLVVRRGDTLVVANLAERPQRVNLPGVVRRVLLATAEGATVMRDGIELPAESAAIVAL, encoded by the coding sequence ATGACCGAGTTCACCGTGTGGGCGCCCGCGGCCACCCGGATGCGGCTGCGCCTGCCCGGCGTCGCCGACCACGACATGCGTTCCGGTCGGGACGGCTGGTGGCGGGTCGAGGCGCCCGACGCCGGGCCGGGCACCGACTACGCGTTCGTTATCGACGACGACGAGCAGGCGCTGCCCGACCCCCGCTCGGCCTGGCAGCCTGCCGGGGTGCACGGCCCCAGCCGGGTCTACGACCACGCGGCGTTCGCCTGGACCGACACCACCTGGACCGGCCGGCAACTGCCCGGCAGCGTCCTCTACGAGCTGCACGTCGGCACGTTCACCCCGCAGGGCACGTTCGACGCGGCGATCGCCAAGCTCGACCACCTGGTGGAGCTCGGCGTCGACCTGGTCGAGCTGCTGCCGGTCAACGCGTTCAACGGCGAGCACAACTGGGGCTACGACGGGGTCTGCTGGTATGCGCCGCACGAACCCTACGGCGGGCCGGACGGGCTGAAACGGTTCGTGGACGCCGCCCACGGCAAGGGGCTGGGGGTGATCCTCGACGTCGTCTACAACCATTTCGGGCCCTCCGGGGCCTACGCGCCGCGGTTCGCGCCCTACCTGGCCGAGCAGAGCAACACCTGGGGCCGCACGGTAAACCTGGACGGCCCGCACTCCGACGGGGTCCGTCGCTACATCGTCGACAGCGTGCTCGGCTGGCTGCGCGACTACCACGTCGACGGGCTGCGCCTGGACGCCGTGCACGCCATGCCGGACGGCCGCGCCACCCACTGGCTGGAGGAGGTGGCGGTCGAGGTCGAGTCGCTGTCGACCGCCCTGGGCCGGCCGCTGTCGCTGATCGCCGAGTCCGACCTGAACGACCCGACGTTGATCACCTCCCGGGAGGCCGGCGGCTACGGCCTGCACGCCCAGTGGAACGACGACGCCCACCACGCGCTGCACACGCTGCTCACCGGCGAGCGGCAGGGCTACTACGGCGACTTCGGCTCGCTGGAGTGCCTCACCGACGTGCTGACCGGCGCGTTCTTCCACGCGGGCACCTGGTCCAGCTTCCGTAACCGCGGCCACGGCCGGCCGGTGGACCGCCGGCGCACCCCCGGCCACCGGTTCGTGGCCTACCTCCAGAACCACGACCAGATCGGCAACCGGGCCACCGGCGACCGGATCTCCGCCACGCTCTCGGCCGGGATGCTGCGGGTCGGCGCCACGCTGCTGCTGACCGCGCCGTTCACCCCGATGCTGTTCATGGGGGAGGAGTGGGCCGCCACCACGCCGTGGCAGTTCTTCACCAGCCACCCGGAGCCGGAACTGGCCGTCGCGGTCGCGACCGGCCGCCGGCGGGAGTTCGCCGCGCACGGCTGGGCCACCGACGACGTGCCCGACCCGCAGGACCCGCAGACCTTCCTGCGGTCCCGGCTCGACTGGGCGGAGCTGGACAAACCCGAACACCGCGAGATGTACGAGTTCCACCGCCGGCTGATCGCGCTGCGCAAGTCGCGCCCCGACCTGTCGGACCCCCGGCTGCACCGGGTCGAGGTGCGCCACGGCGACCAGTTCCTGGTGGTACGGCGTGGCGACACGCTGGTGGTGGCCAACCTGGCCGAGCGACCGCAGCGGGTCAACCTGCCCGGGGTGGTGCGCCGGGTGCTGCTGGCGACCGCCGAGGGGGCCACGGTGATGCGCGACGGGATCGAGCTTCCGGCGGAGAGCGCGGCGATCGTCGCGCTCTGA